From Micromonospora rifamycinica, a single genomic window includes:
- a CDS encoding acetyl-CoA carboxylase biotin carboxylase subunit: protein MIESLLVANRGEIARRIIRTAKRLGVRAVAVHSEADTDLPFVVEADEAVCVGPANPAQSYRNVAAILAAAEATGAQAIHPGYGFLSENADFARTVQARGLVWVGPGAEAITAMGDKINARNLMAAAGVPVAPGTTEPAADLTAAVDAAAGIGYPVMVKAAAGGGGMGMAVAADEAALRTEYDRVRAFAERMFGDGSVLIERYFPRVRHVEVQILGLADGRVVALGERECSVQRRNQKLVEESPSPAVSPELRARLLAAAVRAGEAVGYRNAGTVECLLDPATQEFFFLEMNTRLQVEHPVTELVYGVDLVEEQLRVAAGLPPTFDPAALTPRGHAIELRINAEDPKRFLPGPGVISTWVEPTGEGVRVDSGYVAGNTVTPFYDSLLAKLVVSGVDRAEALSRARTAVADFALAGPKNNLPFFAELLDNEEFVSGDYDTGIVGRMR, encoded by the coding sequence ATGATCGAGTCGCTGTTGGTCGCCAACCGGGGCGAGATCGCCCGCCGGATCATCCGTACCGCGAAGCGGCTCGGTGTCCGTGCGGTCGCGGTGCACTCGGAGGCCGACACCGACCTGCCGTTCGTGGTCGAGGCCGACGAGGCGGTGTGCGTGGGACCGGCGAACCCGGCCCAGAGCTACCGCAACGTGGCGGCGATCCTGGCCGCCGCCGAGGCCACCGGCGCGCAGGCGATCCACCCCGGGTACGGCTTCCTGTCGGAGAACGCCGACTTCGCCCGTACCGTGCAGGCCCGTGGGTTGGTCTGGGTCGGACCCGGCGCGGAGGCGATCACCGCGATGGGCGACAAGATCAACGCGCGGAACCTGATGGCGGCGGCCGGAGTGCCGGTCGCGCCCGGCACCACCGAGCCGGCCGCCGACCTGACCGCGGCGGTCGACGCCGCCGCCGGGATCGGCTACCCGGTGATGGTCAAGGCCGCCGCCGGCGGCGGCGGGATGGGCATGGCGGTGGCCGCCGACGAGGCCGCGCTACGCACCGAGTACGACAGGGTCCGCGCCTTCGCCGAGCGGATGTTCGGCGACGGCTCGGTGCTGATCGAGCGCTACTTCCCCCGGGTACGCCACGTCGAGGTGCAGATCCTCGGCCTGGCCGACGGCCGGGTGGTGGCGCTGGGCGAGCGGGAGTGTTCGGTGCAGCGGCGCAACCAGAAGCTGGTCGAGGAGTCGCCCTCCCCGGCGGTCTCGCCGGAGCTGCGGGCGCGGTTGCTGGCCGCCGCGGTGCGGGCCGGTGAAGCGGTCGGCTACCGCAACGCGGGCACCGTCGAGTGCCTGCTCGACCCGGCCACGCAGGAGTTCTTCTTCCTGGAGATGAACACCCGGCTCCAGGTGGAGCACCCGGTGACCGAGCTGGTCTACGGCGTCGACCTGGTGGAGGAGCAGCTGCGGGTGGCCGCCGGCCTGCCACCGACCTTCGACCCGGCGGCGCTGACCCCGCGCGGGCACGCGATCGAGCTGCGGATCAACGCGGAGGACCCGAAGCGGTTCCTGCCCGGCCCCGGCGTCATCAGCACCTGGGTGGAGCCCACCGGCGAGGGGGTACGGGTCGACTCCGGGTACGTCGCCGGCAACACCGTCACCCCGTTCTACGACAGCCTGCTGGCCAAGCTCGTGGTGAGCGGCGTGGACCGGGCCGAGGCGTTGTCCCGGGCCCGCACGGCGGTCGCCGACTTCGCGTTGGCCGGGCCGAAGAACAACCTGCCCTTCTTCGCCGAACTCCTCGACAACGAGGAGTTCGTCTCCGGCGACTACGACACCGGCATCGTCGGCCGGATGCGCTGA
- a CDS encoding TetR/AcrR family transcriptional regulator, protein MTVGQQARGSVGGAGRRRSRRDEILEIAVGLFAARGYHGVSMDDIGAAAGVTGPALYHHFAGKEAMLAAALIPVSEGLLDGGRDRAAGRPGDPRGALESLIDFHVDFALANPAVIALHLHELDRLPDEPRRRIRKLQRLYVEEWVTVLTALHPGLPAGEARVLAHAAFGLMNSTPFLGGEVDRRRRAALLRAAALAALLAETGP, encoded by the coding sequence GTGACGGTGGGGCAGCAGGCGAGGGGCAGCGTGGGCGGTGCGGGCCGGCGCCGGTCGAGGCGCGACGAGATCCTGGAGATCGCGGTCGGGCTCTTCGCCGCCCGCGGCTACCACGGGGTCTCCATGGACGACATCGGCGCGGCGGCCGGGGTGACCGGTCCCGCCCTCTACCACCACTTCGCCGGCAAGGAGGCGATGCTGGCCGCCGCGTTGATCCCGGTCAGCGAGGGGCTGCTCGACGGCGGCCGGGACCGGGCCGCCGGCCGTCCCGGCGACCCGCGCGGCGCGCTGGAGTCGCTGATCGACTTCCATGTCGACTTCGCGCTGGCCAACCCGGCGGTGATCGCCCTGCACCTGCACGAGCTCGACCGCCTCCCGGACGAGCCGCGGCGGCGCATCCGCAAGCTCCAGCGGCTGTACGTCGAGGAGTGGGTGACCGTGTTGACCGCCCTGCACCCCGGGCTGCCCGCCGGGGAGGCGCGGGTGCTGGCGCATGCCGCGTTCGGCCTGATGAACTCCACCCCGTTCCTCGGCGGCGAGGTCGACCGGCGGCGGCGGGCGGCCCTGCTGCGGGCCGCCGCGCTGGCCGCCCTACTGGCCGAGACCGGCCCCTGA